The genomic segment TGCTCGCCGGCCTGCACGTTGAGCGGCGTGACTTCCGCCTCGAGGTGGAAGCCGCTCGAGATGGCGCGCACCTGCGTGGTGCTCACCGGCATCGAGGGCTGGTTCACGTTGGAGGCGGTGATCTGCTGGAATCCGCCCGTCGACAGGCGGATGTTCATTGTCGCCACGCCGTCGACCATTGCCTGGTCGGCGGGAAGTTGCGCCAGGGGATCGCCCGACGTGATGCGGATGACGTCCGTCGCGCCGGTGACCGGGTTGTACCACTGGTCGGTGGCGTAGATGGTGAGGTTGAACGAATAGTTGATCGACTGGTCGGTCGCCGTTCCGGCGCGTCCCTCCGGGGTTCCCGGCGCAATCGTCTCACCCGGGCACAACAGCACGATGCGGCTGTAGGGGCCACCGGTCACGTACACCTGGCTCGAGGTGTGGGGCAGGATGGCCGAGTTGGTGGCGTGCGTTGCGGTGATGCGCTGGTACCCGGATCGGTACAGCGTCACGGACTGCACGAGTTCGCCGTTAACGAGCGTCACCGTTCCCGGCATGCCCGCGAACAGGTCGGTGGACGTCAGGTCGACATTGTCGTTGATGCCGGGCACGCGGTTCCAGAACTGATCGACCGCGCGAATGGTGGCGTTGAACGGCGTTCCCGCCTGCTGATCCGTTGGCGTGCCCGTGAAGCCGATGGCGGTGCCACCCGCGGGCGTCTGGCCGGGGAGCAACACCTGCAGCTTGGCCATGGGGCCCGCATTCACGACGAAAGCATTGCTGGTTCCGGTGTGCGGGGGCGCGGAGAAGTCGGAACAGGTAACCGACACCGAGCCGCCGGCACCGCGGAAGACCATGGAGCCCGTCCACACACCGTTGGTGAACACGATTGCCTCGGGCGAAATGCTGCCGGGACCCGTGTTCGCGATCAGGATGGCGTTGCCGGCGTAGCCGGGGACGGTGTTGCCGCCCGCGTCGGTGGCACGAACCGTCACCGGAACCGCCTGGCCGGCCGTCACCGGGCCGGTAATGGGGTCGAACTCGAAGTGGTGCGCGCCGCTCGCCATCACCATGATGCCGGCCGATGTCATGCTCTGGATGGAGCCGTTGCTCTGGTCGTTGACGGTGAGGGTCTGCGTGCCCACCGTGTTGAGCGTGAAGGTGAAGCTGCGGAAGCCATTGGTGAGTGCTCCGGTGACGGGCGTCGCGCCGGCGTCGCTGGAGGTGATGCGCACGTTGTCGCCGCTCGGAACCGGGTTCCAGTAGGCGTCGGTGGCGTAGACGTCCACCGAGAATGCGACGGCCGCCGTCTGCGACGCCGGGCTCCCCAGCAGTCCCGCCACGCTGCCCGGCAGGGGGTCCTGACCGGGAGCGATCACCTGCAGGCGGTTGAAGGGGCCGGGATGCACGGTGAACGGATCGCTGGTTCCGTTGATGGAAGGATCCGCCGCCAGGTAGGCAACAATGTTCACGTTGCCGCGGTTGATGCTGGTCTGGTCGGCGCGGTACATGGTAACGCTGCCCGACCAGGTTCCGCCCGACAGGGTCACGGTCGCGGGGCTGATGCGGCCGTCGCCGTAGCTCGTTACCTCGTTCAGGCTGATGGGGCCACTATAAGGAACGGTGCTGCCGCCGGGGTCCACCGCGGTGATGGAAATGGACATCGGCTGGCCGGCGTACTGGTTCTTCTGGTTGATGCGCGAGAACTCGAACCCCTGCAGCAGGTACGACGACACGCTGGAAGACGTCGCCAGCGGAATGGTCGGGTCCGATTGGTCATCCGCGCTGAACGTGTAACTCCCAGCGGCATTGAGCGTTACCTGCACCGTCGCGGTGCCGCCCGCAAGGCTGAAGGCCGACGGCAGCGATGCGCTCGCGTCGGTCGACGTCAGCGATACCGAGTTTGTGATTGATGTCACGAGGTTCCAGGACGCGTCGCACGCGCGTACGGTCACCGTAAAGGGAACCCCGACAGTCTGGCTCACGGGGGCACCGGACTTGCCGGTCCCCGTTCCCGGCGCGGGAGACTCGCCTGGCAGGATCACCTGCAGGTTTGTATACGACTGCGCGGCCGCGTCATGTGCCGGCAGTCCCACCCCGGCGACGACCACCAACATGCAGACAAGAGACGTCAACGCCTTTCGCACGCGTATCACTCCTTGAACAATCGGGCACGATGAGGACGTGCGCTCCCTTAGCGGGAGCGGCGTACCCATCCACCGCCACAATCGGCAACCAGGTAACGTTAGAATCAGATTCTGTTCAGCAAGTGACGTACCAGCCCCCACATGGCATCCGGAGACATGGTGCGAAGGCGCTGGCGTGGCCCTTGCTCTTCCCGGTCTCTTGATCTTTCCCCGCCAGGAAATGGCCGTGGGATTCAACGTGGGTGCGTTGTTCACAGGAGGGACGTATTGGCAACGGTGAGCTGGAAGCGTGGACAATTCAGAATTGCCGGTCATCCCGTCAGTGACGAAATGTTCGACCAGTGGGTGGTGGGTGAGGGACGTAGCGCGTTGCGGGAAGCATTGCGAACTACGCACCTACAATGGTGGTTTGGCAACACCCGTGCCCGGCGTCGCCTGCGGCGCGCGGTTCGAAACGCCTTCCGCCCCGGCGGAACCTTCTGCGCCGCCACGGTGAAGCAGCTCGGTCAACTGCCCAGGGTGGTTCGGGGCTGCGCCATCGGCATCCAGCGAACCGGCCACCGGCAGCTCTGCACCTTCGACCCCACCGCGGCCATCGTGGTGGTGCCGCGCGGCGTGGTGCGCAACGACATCAAGGTGCTGCTGGTGCGCGAGCTGGCCGGGCTGGCGCAGGTTCGCGACTTCAACGGGCTAACCGAGCGCGTGCTCTCCTGGGCTGCGATCGGTGCCGAGACCGCACTCTTCGACTACATTGCGCGCGGCAAGCAGCACGTGGACGAGAGCGGGCGCGGCATCATTCTGGGCGGGGACAGCGACTTTCGCTGGAACATCAACGCCACCAATGGCCACTACTACTACGCCGCGTCACTGGAGGAGCGCGTCGACCTCACCGGCAGCCGCGAACGCCGCCGCTTCCTCGCCGGCATCCGCGAGCTCTACCAGGGACAGACCGTGCACCTCAAGCGCATGCGCGCCGAAGAGGCGCGCGAAACGGCGGAGGCCTTCCGCCTCCTGCAGAAAATGGACCCCCGCGCCCGCGAGACCGCCGCGGACCGCGCGCGCCGCATCCGCGAACCCGCCGGCATGCAGTACTAGCTCAGGCCCGCACTTCACCCCGGCTTCGTCTCCAGGCGGCGCAAATATGCTATACTGGCGCCCGATTGTGCGCTGAGGGCAAGCTCGCCGGGTCCCGGGCAACGGACCCCGCAACATGTCGATTCGCGATTCCATCCTCTCGTCCGCCGGACGGGCCAACGCGCTCGTGCTGCTGGTGACGGTGTTCGTGCTGCTCGTGGGTGCGGAGATCGCCCTGCGCATTACCTACCACCCCGAGAACCTCGGCACGGTCATTCGCTACGACGACCTGCTCGGCTGGAGTCTTGTCCCCAACGCCATGCTCATCAGCAACGACACCGGCCGTGGCCTGCACTACCGCATGGACATCAACTCCATCGGCCTGCGCGAGGACGAGGTGGACCTGCCCAAGCCGAAGGGCCGCAAGCGCGTGCTCATCCTGGGCGACTCGATTGCGTTCGGCAGCGGGGTGCAGGGCAACGAGCGCTTCTCGGATCACCTCAAGGGTGAGCTTCCCGGGGACGTCGACATCGTGAACGCGGGGGTTCCGGGGTGGGGAACAGACCAGGAGCTGCTCTTCTACGAGCGCGACCTGCGCCGCCTGGAAGCGGACATCGTGGTGCTCGAGTTCACCGCCAACAACGATGTGGTCAACAACGAGCTGCGCGGCCCGCTCATCGAGGACGGCACCAAGCCGCGATTCCGCTGCAACGACGGTGTGCTGACGCTGGAGCCCCCCAACCGGCCGGCCGTGGTGGCCACCACGGCGAAGGCGCGCGTAAAAAGCGTGCTGCGCAAGAGCAGGCTGCTGCTCTTCGTCAAGCGCCGCCTGGAAATGCGCCACTACAAGCAGCACGCGCGGGAGGATCCCTCGCTGGCCCACGCCGGCTACGAGGCCGACCGCCACCTCTCCCACTGGTCGGTGTACGACACGCGCGGTGGCGTCGCCATCGAGACGGCGTGGAGCGTCACGGAGTGCATCTTCGCCCAGCTCGCGCACGACTGCCGCGAGGATTCGGTGCGCCTCATCGTCTTTGCGTTCCCGCTCAAGATCGAAGTGGACGTGCCCTGGCGCGACGACCTGATCCAGCGCACCCAGACCGACCCGCAGTACCTCGACTACATGCGTCCCTACCGGCGCATGGAGGCGATCTGTGCGCGCGAGGGAATCGAGTTCGTGTATCCGCTGGACGCGTTTCGGCACGCCCTCGCGGAGGGCCCTTTGTACTTCGAACACGACAGCCACCCCAATGCGCACGCGCACGCCGTGGCCGCGGGGGCCCTGCGCGACGTGCTGGTGCCGGCCGTGTCCCGCCGCTGAGCCGTGTTTGCGCCTCCGTTGCGTGGCACATCCTGTGCAGTCTCACCCGTGCGTGGA from the Candidatus Krumholzibacteriia bacterium genome contains:
- a CDS encoding SGNH/GDSL hydrolase family protein; translation: MSIRDSILSSAGRANALVLLVTVFVLLVGAEIALRITYHPENLGTVIRYDDLLGWSLVPNAMLISNDTGRGLHYRMDINSIGLREDEVDLPKPKGRKRVLILGDSIAFGSGVQGNERFSDHLKGELPGDVDIVNAGVPGWGTDQELLFYERDLRRLEADIVVLEFTANNDVVNNELRGPLIEDGTKPRFRCNDGVLTLEPPNRPAVVATTAKARVKSVLRKSRLLLFVKRRLEMRHYKQHAREDPSLAHAGYEADRHLSHWSVYDTRGGVAIETAWSVTECIFAQLAHDCREDSVRLIVFAFPLKIEVDVPWRDDLIQRTQTDPQYLDYMRPYRRMEAICAREGIEFVYPLDAFRHALAEGPLYFEHDSHPNAHAHAVAAGALRDVLVPAVSRR